Proteins found in one Exiguobacterium sp. 9-2 genomic segment:
- a CDS encoding NUDIX hydrolase — MPIQRSAIILRNEQDEIALIRRDKPNETYYVFPGGGKDDGESLEETAIREAHEELGVDVELNGIAAIVRFNGFDNPYFWAKAIGGRFGTGMGEEFEEEGSGYTPVWIKRSELPSLPIRPPSLAKQLAEMTEPFYKLILSENE, encoded by the coding sequence ATGCCGATTCAACGAAGTGCGATCATTTTACGAAATGAACAGGATGAAATTGCGTTGATTCGACGGGATAAACCGAACGAAACGTATTATGTCTTTCCAGGCGGTGGAAAAGATGATGGAGAATCACTAGAAGAGACAGCGATTCGTGAAGCACATGAAGAACTTGGTGTCGACGTGGAGTTGAATGGCATTGCTGCCATCGTCCGTTTTAACGGATTCGATAACCCTTATTTTTGGGCGAAAGCAATTGGCGGTCGCTTTGGAACAGGTATGGGTGAAGAATTCGAAGAGGAAGGGTCTGGTTATACACCAGTCTGGATTAAACGATCCGAGTTGCCGTCATTGCCGATTCGTCCACCGTCTCTTGCCAAACAATTGGCAGAAATGACAGAACCGTTCTATAAATTGATTCTTTCTGAAAACGAATGA
- a CDS encoding SE1561 family protein, whose amino-acid sequence MGKARTDKLGQMNVLKSRMQLLCHTIDSLDESSDIEDLERLIVSLDQLKAKVVRYAKDMKEQEETKKAVD is encoded by the coding sequence ATGGGAAAAGCAAGAACTGATAAACTTGGTCAAATGAATGTGCTAAAATCAAGAATGCAGCTTCTCTGTCATACAATCGATTCACTCGATGAATCATCAGATATCGAAGATTTGGAACGACTGATCGTATCACTAGATCAACTCAAGGCGAAAGTCGTTCGGTATGCGAAAGATATGAAAGAACAAGAAGAAACGAAAAAAGCGGTAGATTGA
- the yfkAB gene encoding radical SAM/CxCxxxxC motif protein YfkAB produces MSHSSPITIANDPWEAYRDIEQYGTVRLTNIEVTTTKLCNMRCEHCAVGYMLSSSESPEIPVELLIQRLDEIEHLRAFSITGGEPMLSMKSVKEYVVPLLKYAHERGAKTQINSNLTLPLSRYELIIPYLDVLHISHNWGTADDFIDGGFAMMERKPSREARTKLFETMKENARVLNARGVIVSAETMINKRTLPHLEAIHKEIVDMGCVRHEVHPMYPADFASMIEAASLSEIRNGIHRLLDVRDPNVWMLFGTLPFYACSMEEADLELHRRLRQEKNVSVRNDPDGRSRLNVNIFDGEIIVTDFGDELASLGTIHETSFNDAYAQWQETELNKSLSCHCPAVQCLGPNALVKNAYYPEIDFKKQTSRL; encoded by the coding sequence ATGTCACATTCATCACCCATCACGATCGCGAACGATCCGTGGGAAGCTTATCGCGACATTGAACAATACGGCACGGTCCGTTTGACGAACATTGAAGTCACGACGACAAAACTGTGTAACATGCGCTGCGAACATTGTGCCGTTGGTTACATGTTATCCAGTAGCGAGTCACCTGAAATCCCTGTCGAACTGCTTATTCAACGTCTGGATGAAATCGAACACCTACGCGCCTTTTCCATTACAGGCGGCGAACCGATGCTTTCAATGAAGTCCGTCAAGGAGTACGTCGTCCCTTTACTTAAGTATGCCCACGAACGTGGCGCTAAAACCCAAATCAACTCAAATTTAACACTTCCATTATCTCGTTATGAATTAATTATCCCTTATCTCGATGTCTTGCATATCTCACATAACTGGGGAACAGCCGATGATTTCATCGATGGTGGCTTTGCGATGATGGAGCGAAAACCGTCACGTGAAGCACGAACGAAACTATTTGAAACGATGAAAGAGAATGCTCGTGTCTTGAATGCACGTGGTGTCATCGTGTCTGCCGAAACGATGATCAATAAACGGACGTTGCCACATCTTGAAGCGATCCATAAAGAAATCGTCGATATGGGCTGTGTCCGTCACGAAGTGCATCCAATGTACCCAGCTGACTTCGCGTCGATGATCGAAGCCGCTAGCTTATCCGAAATTCGCAATGGAATCCATCGTTTGCTTGACGTCCGGGATCCGAACGTCTGGATGTTGTTCGGAACACTCCCCTTCTATGCTTGTTCAATGGAGGAGGCAGATTTAGAACTGCATCGTCGCTTGCGTCAGGAGAAAAACGTATCGGTCCGAAATGACCCAGATGGTCGTTCCCGTCTCAACGTCAACATCTTCGACGGTGAAATCATCGTAACCGATTTCGGTGACGAACTCGCTTCGCTCGGTACGATTCACGAGACGTCCTTCAATGATGCGTATGCCCAGTGGCAAGAGACAGAGCTGAATAAAAGTTTGTCGTGTCACTGTCCTGCAGTGCAGTGCCTTGGACCGAACGCGCTTGTGAAGAATGCTTATTACCCTGAGATTGATTTCAAAAAACAAACTAGTCGGCTTTAA
- a CDS encoding heavy metal translocating P-type ATPase codes for MMTSITTDVQQRSVFRHAWDEHHELILALFSGILILVAYGLEKFNTASAVYVTLYLSAYVIGGYAKAKEGLTETYQEKTLNVELLMILAAIGAAAIGYWMEGAILIFIFALSGALETYTMNKNERALQSLMSLQPEEATRLNANGQLEVVGIEQLVIGNLVYVRPGERIPVDGVIVRGQAAIEEASITGESIPVEKQTGDTVYNSTVNMNGVLTIEMTKAADESLFQKIIHMVQNAQSEQSPSAQFIERFESRYVKIVLLVVALMMVLPHYVVGWTFETSIYRAMILLVVASPCALVASITPAALSAIAASAKNGVLFKGGAHIETLGQVDTIVFDKTGTLTTGKPVVTESRYAEGIDIRAVEQAVVSIEAQSNHPLAQAIVDHLKTDVREPSTFKDVTGYGIEATVDGVTYRIGKRAFHEGLDDPFVTIEQSLKEQGHTIVYVSNGSQIVALYALRDTIRPEAKTAIAALNDLGIATIMLTGDNPVTAAAISREAGLTDFVAECLPEDKVRYIKQYQTEGRTVAMVGDGINDAPALALAHVGIAMGEGTDAALETADVVLMKNDLGRLAYAVHKARKMNRIVKQNITLAIGVILLLIASNLSQFLIMPFAVVGHEGSTILVILNGLRLLQQDALPTLPQRVSEKRLAA; via the coding sequence ATGATGACTTCCATTACTACCGATGTTCAACAGCGTTCCGTATTCCGTCATGCTTGGGATGAGCATCACGAATTGATTCTAGCATTGTTTAGCGGAATATTGATTTTAGTTGCTTATGGACTCGAAAAATTCAATACGGCGTCTGCCGTTTATGTCACGTTGTACTTATCAGCATATGTGATTGGAGGATATGCGAAAGCAAAGGAAGGCTTGACGGAGACGTATCAAGAAAAAACGTTGAACGTCGAATTGTTGATGATTTTAGCTGCCATCGGTGCCGCTGCCATCGGCTACTGGATGGAAGGTGCGATCCTTATCTTCATCTTCGCGTTATCCGGTGCTCTTGAAACCTATACGATGAATAAAAATGAACGGGCGTTACAAAGTTTAATGTCCTTACAGCCAGAGGAAGCAACGCGTCTGAATGCAAACGGACAACTTGAAGTCGTTGGAATCGAGCAACTAGTAATCGGTAACCTCGTCTATGTTCGTCCCGGGGAACGCATTCCGGTCGATGGTGTCATCGTTCGTGGTCAAGCAGCAATCGAAGAAGCATCGATTACAGGCGAATCGATTCCTGTTGAAAAACAAACGGGCGATACCGTCTATAACTCGACCGTCAACATGAATGGCGTCTTGACGATTGAAATGACGAAAGCCGCTGATGAATCATTGTTCCAAAAAATCATTCATATGGTCCAAAACGCACAAAGTGAGCAGTCTCCCTCTGCTCAGTTCATCGAACGATTTGAAAGTCGTTATGTCAAAATCGTCCTCCTCGTCGTTGCCCTGATGATGGTCCTTCCTCATTACGTCGTCGGCTGGACATTCGAGACAAGCATTTATCGGGCGATGATTTTACTCGTTGTTGCTTCGCCTTGTGCGCTTGTCGCGTCGATTACCCCTGCTGCCTTGTCCGCAATCGCCGCATCTGCGAAAAATGGCGTTCTCTTCAAAGGTGGAGCACATATCGAGACACTCGGACAAGTCGACACGATCGTCTTCGATAAAACAGGGACTCTGACAACAGGTAAACCCGTCGTTACTGAAAGTCGGTACGCGGAAGGTATCGATATCCGAGCCGTCGAACAAGCGGTTGTTTCCATTGAAGCCCAGTCGAATCACCCGCTCGCACAAGCGATCGTTGATCACTTAAAAACCGATGTTCGCGAACCGTCAACGTTCAAAGATGTGACAGGATACGGGATTGAAGCAACTGTCGATGGCGTCACGTATCGCATTGGCAAGCGAGCATTCCACGAAGGTCTAGACGATCCATTCGTCACGATTGAACAGTCACTGAAAGAACAAGGGCATACAATCGTTTATGTCAGCAATGGATCACAAATCGTAGCACTTTATGCATTACGTGATACGATTCGTCCGGAAGCTAAAACAGCAATCGCCGCTTTAAACGATCTCGGCATCGCGACGATCATGTTGACAGGTGATAATCCGGTCACGGCAGCAGCCATCTCGCGTGAAGCGGGTTTAACGGACTTCGTCGCTGAATGCTTACCGGAAGATAAAGTGCGCTATATTAAGCAATACCAAACAGAAGGTCGGACCGTTGCGATGGTCGGTGATGGTATCAATGATGCTCCGGCGCTCGCACTGGCACATGTCGGGATTGCAATGGGTGAAGGAACGGATGCTGCGCTTGAGACTGCTGACGTTGTCTTGATGAAAAACGATTTAGGTCGTCTTGCCTACGCCGTGCATAAAGCCCGGAAGATGAACCGGATCGTCAAACAAAACATCACGCTTGCGATCGGTGTCATCCTTCTATTGATCGCATCCAACTTGTCACAGTTCCTAATCATGCCGTTCGCTGTCGTCGGACACGAAGGATCGACGATTCTTGTCATCCTGAATGGCTTACGTCTTCTTCAACAGGATGCTTTACCAACTCTCCCACAGCGTGTATCCGAAAAACGATTAGCCGCTTAA
- a CDS encoding YihY/virulence factor BrkB family protein produces MAHSRDPKGLALNLKQRMSDHNITDYAGTLAYYWFLSIFPGIIFVISVLSFFDIDRQTLESQIRDLAPGGAVNTFTDTIFQAIKDPQGGLLSIGAILAIWSASKGVDRLITTANHAYGDFSPRGFVAARGIALLLTIVLGIGMLLLIVLNVLGGPIITYLANFVLPIDMGQKILLTVLRYVVSTILLIGILSIFYRVAPKRPITFKEAIPGAVFGVIVWQLLSVGFGFYVSNFSNYNQTYGSLGSVVILLLWLYFTGLIILLGSELNASWERFMKKADPKKMEEKRLKEQAELDSIPTNTFG; encoded by the coding sequence ATGGCGCATTCACGCGATCCTAAAGGGCTTGCCTTGAACTTAAAGCAGCGAATGTCCGATCACAACATTACGGATTATGCAGGGACACTCGCCTATTACTGGTTTTTATCCATTTTCCCAGGTATCATTTTCGTCATTTCCGTCCTGTCGTTCTTTGATATTGATCGTCAGACACTTGAGTCGCAAATCCGGGACTTAGCACCGGGTGGGGCCGTCAATACATTCACGGATACGATTTTTCAAGCCATCAAGGATCCGCAGGGGGGATTGTTATCGATTGGTGCGATTCTTGCCATCTGGTCCGCTTCAAAAGGTGTCGATCGCTTGATCACGACAGCGAACCATGCCTATGGTGATTTCTCGCCACGTGGTTTTGTCGCAGCACGCGGGATTGCTTTACTACTAACGATTGTTCTCGGAATCGGGATGTTATTATTGATTGTCTTGAACGTTCTTGGTGGTCCAATCATCACGTATCTTGCGAATTTCGTTCTCCCGATCGATATGGGGCAAAAAATCTTATTAACGGTCTTGCGTTACGTCGTTTCAACGATTCTATTGATTGGTATACTGTCGATCTTTTACCGCGTCGCACCAAAGCGCCCGATTACCTTTAAGGAAGCGATCCCAGGAGCCGTCTTTGGTGTCATCGTCTGGCAATTACTATCGGTCGGATTTGGATTCTACGTCTCGAACTTCTCAAACTACAATCAGACGTACGGTTCACTCGGTAGTGTCGTTATCTTGTTATTATGGCTTTATTTCACAGGATTGATCATCTTACTTGGTTCTGAATTGAACGCGTCATGGGAACGATTCATGAAAAAAGCGGATCCGAAGAAGATGGAAGAAAAGCGCTTGAAGGAACAAGCAGAACTCGATTCGATTCCGACGAATACGTTCGGATGA
- a CDS encoding PfkB family carbohydrate kinase, with amino-acid sequence MNKIAVIGKVFVDIKGTSFAPLHKDAKNVGDITFSNGGTGRNVAQNLAVLGNEVRFISTVTNDQIGVGVLDELKSYGANVDHVEMLEDHGMGMWLAVMDNEGDLQTSISKQPDAKLLEEAILRQSIYALDGVDAVAIDLDLSVTVLERLIHLCRKMELPLFGVCGHLSVIERNRHLLQGFTGFICSREEAEILSDLSIVTVEDAIHVANELAKKGAPFTVVTMSELGAVYVDRRTATSGHVGTKKVKVVDSTGAGDSFFSAVLSELTKEKPAEEALKLGMKIAAEVIASTENGLVPEMLDAIQ; translated from the coding sequence ATGAATAAAATCGCGGTAATCGGAAAAGTATTCGTCGACATAAAAGGAACTTCGTTCGCTCCTTTGCACAAGGATGCGAAAAACGTAGGAGACATCACGTTTTCGAATGGAGGAACAGGACGCAACGTAGCACAAAACTTAGCCGTCCTCGGGAATGAAGTTCGCTTTATCTCGACGGTTACGAATGATCAGATTGGCGTGGGAGTGCTCGATGAGCTGAAATCTTACGGTGCGAATGTGGATCATGTCGAAATGTTAGAAGATCATGGAATGGGTATGTGGCTAGCGGTCATGGATAACGAAGGTGACTTGCAAACCTCAATCTCGAAACAACCGGATGCGAAGTTGCTCGAAGAGGCGATTTTACGTCAATCAATCTATGCGCTCGATGGAGTCGATGCCGTTGCCATCGATCTTGATTTGTCTGTTACAGTCTTGGAACGTTTGATTCATCTATGTCGCAAAATGGAGTTGCCATTGTTTGGTGTTTGTGGTCACTTGAGCGTCATTGAACGGAATCGTCATCTGTTACAAGGATTCACTGGATTCATTTGCAGTCGCGAAGAAGCAGAAATTTTGTCTGATCTGTCAATCGTGACGGTAGAAGATGCGATTCATGTAGCAAATGAGCTAGCGAAAAAAGGTGCTCCATTCACGGTCGTGACGATGAGTGAACTAGGGGCGGTCTACGTCGATCGTCGTACGGCGACGTCAGGTCATGTTGGAACGAAAAAAGTAAAAGTCGTCGACTCAACGGGAGCAGGCGATTCCTTCTTCTCTGCTGTCTTATCTGAATTGACAAAAGAAAAACCAGCAGAAGAGGCATTAAAGCTTGGCATGAAAATCGCGGCAGAAGTCATCGCTTCGACAGAAAACGGATTGGTTCCAGAAATGCTGGATGCCATTCAATGA
- a CDS encoding 1,4-dihydroxy-2-naphthoate polyprenyltransferase gives MNKSIAVYWRMTRPHTLTASFVPVVVGTAVVAPRVESIRLDLFVAMLIASMLIQIATNLFNEYYDYKRGLDTEESVGIGGSIVRDGFKPGTILAFALTLYGISALLGVYLCIETSWWLLVVGLISMFVGYIYTGGPLPIAYTPFGEVVAGFFMGYIIIAISAYLQIGYVPTEAIAISIPVAILIGSILLANNIRDLDNDKVNGRKTIACLVGHRRAVYVLIGFFAAAVLSLIIAVMAFEVSWFALLALLSIPLMIKTVRLFWEDLPPEQLMPGMAQTGKVNTIFGLLLAISLVIANI, from the coding sequence ATGAATAAATCAATCGCTGTCTATTGGCGAATGACACGACCGCATACACTGACAGCAAGTTTTGTTCCGGTCGTCGTCGGTACGGCAGTTGTCGCACCACGTGTGGAATCGATACGCTTGGATTTGTTCGTAGCGATGTTAATCGCATCGATGTTGATTCAAATCGCAACGAATCTGTTCAATGAATACTACGATTACAAACGTGGTTTAGATACAGAGGAATCGGTCGGAATCGGTGGATCAATCGTACGTGATGGATTCAAGCCAGGTACGATTCTTGCATTTGCACTTACGTTGTATGGCATTTCCGCACTACTCGGTGTGTATCTATGCATCGAGACTTCGTGGTGGTTGCTTGTCGTAGGACTCATCTCGATGTTCGTCGGATATATTTACACCGGAGGACCACTACCGATCGCGTATACACCGTTTGGGGAAGTGGTTGCTGGCTTTTTCATGGGATATATCATCATTGCGATCTCCGCCTACTTGCAAATTGGTTATGTACCAACGGAAGCCATTGCGATTTCGATACCTGTTGCCATCTTGATCGGTTCAATCCTGCTTGCAAATAACATTCGGGACTTGGATAATGACAAGGTCAACGGACGAAAAACGATTGCCTGTCTTGTAGGGCATCGCCGTGCCGTGTACGTTTTGATCGGATTTTTTGCGGCAGCTGTCCTGTCACTCATCATTGCTGTAATGGCATTCGAAGTCTCTTGGTTTGCCTTACTTGCGTTGTTAAGTATTCCGCTCATGATTAAAACGGTCCGTCTCTTCTGGGAGGACTTGCCACCAGAACAACTGATGCCTGGTATGGCGCAGACTGGCAAAGTAAATACGATTTTCGGATTATTACTCGCAATCAGTCTCGTGATTGCGAACATCTAA
- a CDS encoding DMT family transporter, producing the protein MQKILTHRIGLVVFALLTTFLWGSAFPFIKKSYELLQITSSEYGEQLLFASYRFFLAGVLLLVVSVFVFKQTITLKNRTYAYSRLGFFLTFLQYVFFYIGLSLSTGVQGSIIAGSTSFFQMLLAHFRYEDDRLNRFKGLALFLGFTGVILANWPQGGQGVSFGLGEGLLIAAMVSGAFGNLIAKEYSARYPVAPMTGWAMVIGSIGLFIAGVVLDGHVAPFTFSTTSAWMLVYLAFLSATGFTLWNLLMKYNPVSKVSLFMFFVPIYGVSLSALILGETIPPQALLGLLFVIGGILVSTYLPVWFQKLG; encoded by the coding sequence ATGCAAAAAATTTTAACCCATCGGATTGGTCTCGTCGTCTTTGCATTATTGACGACCTTTTTGTGGGGAAGTGCGTTTCCCTTCATTAAGAAAAGTTATGAATTATTACAGATCACGTCTTCTGAATACGGGGAGCAACTATTGTTTGCGAGCTATCGCTTCTTTTTAGCAGGGGTGTTGCTACTTGTCGTCAGTGTATTCGTCTTTAAACAAACGATTACACTGAAGAATCGGACCTATGCCTATAGCCGTCTTGGTTTCTTTTTGACGTTCTTGCAGTATGTCTTTTTCTATATTGGTCTCTCTTTATCAACCGGTGTGCAAGGATCAATCATTGCCGGCTCGACTTCGTTCTTCCAAATGTTACTGGCTCATTTCCGGTACGAGGACGATCGATTGAATCGATTCAAAGGACTTGCCTTATTCCTTGGGTTTACAGGTGTCATCTTGGCCAACTGGCCGCAAGGTGGGCAAGGTGTCTCATTTGGTCTTGGAGAAGGATTATTGATTGCGGCAATGGTTTCCGGAGCATTCGGTAACTTGATCGCGAAAGAATACTCAGCACGTTATCCGGTGGCACCGATGACAGGATGGGCGATGGTCATTGGATCAATCGGTCTCTTCATCGCGGGCGTCGTTCTCGATGGTCACGTTGCACCGTTTACTTTTTCGACTACGAGTGCCTGGATGCTTGTGTATCTTGCTTTTTTATCCGCGACTGGATTTACGCTTTGGAATCTACTGATGAAATATAATCCAGTCAGTAAAGTATCGTTGTTTATGTTCTTCGTACCAATCTATGGTGTCAGTTTATCTGCTTTGATTCTGGGTGAGACGATTCCACCTCAAGCGTTGCTCGGTTTACTCTTCGTCATCGGAGGTATCTTAGTCTCGACATACTTACCAGTGTGGTTTCAAAAGCTAGGTTGA
- the rlmD gene encoding 23S rRNA (uracil(1939)-C(5))-methyltransferase RlmD has translation MATKIKLQTGEVRSVTCLRMGINGEGIATLERQIVFIPGLLVGETAQIEITEIHANYANAKILKRDDRSPDRVTPLCPVYSVCGGCQLQHMSYDGQLRYKEEMLRNAFLKSTKLNVEKADIRPTIGSKEWGYRNKSQFVVGKQGNEIVSGLYSANSNRLVAIDDCVVQNKDTLRVNQAVTKLLNDYKVPVYHAAKQDGVMRHIVVRTGIKTGEIQVVLVAFKDGFRDLEGLSRDIMDIPGVVSVALNINDKLTSRVFGEETEVLRGVERIEEEMGEFTYQLSPRAFFQLNPEQAERMYEEIARAAALTGEERVVDAYAGVGSIGLWIAKGAKEVRGMEIIEEAVEDANAHMKQYGFDHAHYVVGKAEAWIPRWVKEGWIPDVFIVDPPRSGCDTQLLNAMISSKAKKIIYVSCNPQTLARDCDHLMKAGYKVSYIQPYDMFPQTAHVEAIVVLEKKKKKKF, from the coding sequence ATGGCAACAAAAATCAAATTACAGACAGGTGAGGTCCGTTCGGTCACTTGTCTACGGATGGGCATCAACGGTGAAGGGATCGCGACGCTCGAGCGACAAATCGTCTTCATCCCAGGATTGCTTGTAGGTGAGACGGCGCAAATCGAGATCACGGAAATTCATGCGAACTATGCGAATGCAAAGATCTTAAAGCGTGACGATCGTTCACCAGACCGCGTGACACCACTTTGCCCAGTCTATAGTGTCTGTGGTGGCTGTCAATTACAACATATGAGTTACGATGGGCAATTGCGTTATAAGGAAGAGATGCTTCGCAATGCGTTCTTAAAATCAACGAAATTGAATGTCGAAAAGGCCGATATCCGTCCGACGATTGGTTCGAAGGAGTGGGGTTATCGCAATAAATCACAATTCGTCGTCGGGAAACAAGGCAATGAAATCGTTAGTGGTCTCTATTCTGCGAATTCGAATCGTCTGGTCGCAATCGATGATTGTGTCGTCCAAAATAAGGATACGCTTCGTGTCAACCAAGCTGTCACGAAATTACTCAACGATTATAAAGTACCTGTTTACCATGCAGCAAAACAAGACGGTGTCATGCGCCATATCGTCGTCCGGACAGGAATCAAAACGGGTGAAATTCAAGTCGTACTCGTTGCCTTTAAAGACGGCTTCCGTGATCTAGAGGGTTTGTCGCGCGATATCATGGACATTCCAGGTGTCGTCTCGGTCGCGCTGAACATCAATGATAAGTTGACGTCACGTGTCTTTGGAGAAGAGACGGAAGTCTTGCGAGGTGTCGAACGGATTGAAGAAGAGATGGGCGAGTTCACGTATCAACTGTCGCCACGCGCCTTCTTCCAGTTGAACCCGGAACAGGCAGAACGGATGTATGAGGAAATTGCCCGTGCTGCTGCTTTGACAGGCGAAGAACGTGTCGTTGATGCTTACGCAGGTGTCGGTTCAATCGGACTTTGGATTGCTAAGGGTGCAAAAGAAGTCCGTGGTATGGAAATCATCGAAGAAGCAGTTGAAGATGCGAATGCGCATATGAAGCAATATGGCTTTGACCATGCGCATTATGTCGTCGGTAAGGCAGAAGCATGGATTCCACGTTGGGTGAAGGAAGGCTGGATTCCAGACGTCTTCATCGTCGATCCCCCCCGTTCAGGTTGCGATACGCAGTTATTGAACGCAATGATTTCGTCTAAGGCGAAAAAAATCATCTATGTCTCGTGTAACCCGCAGACGCTTGCACGTGATTGCGATCATTTGATGAAAGCGGGATATAAGGTATCGTACATTCAACCGTATGATATGTTCCCACAAACGGCGCACGTTGAAGCGATCGTCGTGCTCGAAAAGAAGAAAAAGAAAAAGTTCTAA